The DNA segment CATTGGCGATCTTGAATGAAGGGTCAAAACGATGCAGAAAGGCAAACTTACCGAGAAGGTTTGTATCTTTCTTTTGAGAACATACAAAACAGTTAAACATCaagataaaaatgatatttatgtGTGCTATGATGATATGTTGTGCAGCCGCGTACACAAGTCATGTTGAATATCATGTCCAGTAGAGGAACAAGATGCTTATGAGAAtgaagatatcaaaagaatatGGTCTTAACTTCGGTGTACATActaaaagaaaatgaaactgAAGCTTTAATGAAAGAAGAGATGTGTGCGTTTGTTATCTCGTTTGGATtgtaaattatgtttttagatACTGAAGCAATACTACTTATCTCTCTTCTCCTATCACCTTGTTGAGTGATTAGCAATTATCATGACAATCTAAAAGTAAATCATAGTCTTCTCAATACAAGCAAAAAGATTTGAGAATGAAGTAaacattatatacaaaaatagaCTAGTTCTCTTTCTCTCAATAAGTGAGAAGGAACCATAtagaaaaatatcaaatatcaaacatCAATCTAAAATCTCTATTTACATGGACCTCTGTGTAAGGTGATGTTGCCTGCTGTGTAGACTCGCAAACCGTTGGATGAGGAAACGAGTTTTATGCCTCTTTGAGTCTTGGTGGGAGAGCATTGATATGGTTTAGGAACAGAGAGTGGTTTGATGGAACAAGCCTTTTCTAGGTCAGGAATTGCATGGAGATGAGAAGGAAGATCAATGGTGAATTGTCCCAACGCATTTGTGACAGCTTTGATCCATTTAGATCTCTTCCTATATCCAGTGTGGCACTTGATGCCAACCGTAGCACCTATATGTATAAGAAGTGAGAAGAGACTAACACCATGACATGGACTAATCTACTCATTGCTACTTGTTTACAATACTTACCAGGAATAggtgaggaggaagaagagagaagagatgcAGTGACAAGGACGGAGGAGAGTTTGTCTTCGCCGTAGCCAGCCATCTCCACCATCTCTTTTCTGTTCCATCTCATTATTTCCCCAGCTGCTTCACCCAAAGCCAACATGAATACCAAAGTCAAGCTGCTACATAATAAGAACCTCATCTCCATTTTTCAAAACTTTATAATATGCAAACAACTAGGATAAAAGGATATGTAAATGCAACAAGCAAgcatgtgtgcatatatatagaCCCACAAAAAGATGATGGATTGGtttgtattaaaattttaaggaTATGATGCccttaagttatttttttatataaattagaaAGGCTAAAACATCTTCCTTcatttgacatttatcttctctGGTCAATTTGGCagactttttaatatatatctctttattttgtttgtctAATCTTTGTTTCCTTCTAGATTTTCTTAATAATATGTTTGATATAGGTTTTGCGACGTTTCTTCTTTTAAGTTTGGAGGGATGGTCAAAGCTGCCCTagctgttttttcttttcttccagACATTTGCAttatcaattatttttcttCTGGGTTTTGGTGGGTTGGTAGCTATATCTTCaatgaaaaatacaaaaagtttATCTGGATGATGTGTCTTTGATGATTTACTATAATTTAATCTTTTAATTGAATGTGCACCATTAGAATTAGAGACAAGATCTAATCAATTTTTCTcatttaaacataattttttggATAAGAACCTGTGTTTACAGATGAACTTTAAAGTAACAAGACATATTTAccaatttcttttaaaaatattatcttattttaaaaaaaattctaatatttatgtttttgttgaTGTATCTATGTATTAtttaaaggttttttttttttgttttttctcctCTTCAACTACATTAATTTATCATAAAAAGAGCGAATAATCAATAATTGTtggtaaaataatataaacaaaaacatttcatatcaatacaaaaaaaatacatttaatagttttaaatattaaaattgtaagagtTTTCTTCTTTCGATGATTTTTGgctattatatttaaatattatgaaattagGTATTTCGTCTGTGCatgtaaatataattattttatgaatACTTATTAGTATATGCATTATAAATTTAAAGACTTGTAtaattagttatatttatgcttttaatcattctttttttttaatttttgttctcatctcatttcttattttttaaacaccaataaaatctataaaatgaGAACTTGATCATATATCAAACATAATAAAGTACAAAAGTGAACTTTTGCTCTTTTAATCCTCTTTATCTATTTAaaccagcaaaaaaaaaacttcaaaacacaagaccaattaatatttgtaatttACAATTTGGCCACTATAAATCAGTTTTGTAAataataaagagaaaaagactaggatagcactaaaccaagtttttgttcccaaaatagcattcaaggctcaaagtcacaaaaataggtttcattaaagaggtaaatatacacttataccctttgggttaattaatctaaatcttagggtttagagttaaggggtggggttttagaattagggtttaaaattttataaaaaataaatactaaaataaaaaataaaaattttaaaaacagtttcaaaaagtatttttaaattataaaaagaaaatttgaaaaaaaaactaaaaaaaatttcgaaaaaaaaaatttcaaaaaaaaattataaaaatttcgaatctgaaaacatataatctgaaactataaaatttttttttttcattttatttatttttattttatttatttttgtttctttatttaattttaaatcaagggtATTAggaatattttaccctttaataaatgtttttttgtgactttctccttctagtgctatttttaagacatagggggtgattggtagttgctgtaggtgctgtccacagccctatttatttccacagcactaaattcagagcaatcaagctttaaatttttttttgaaaccacagctCTTAAAATATCCTACAActgtacaagtgctctgcagagccaaatatccaaagcaattttttagtgcttcaataaaattctacagcaataaaatctaaagccacagcaaaaagtctacagatttttttctacagcaaaatatttaaagctacagccattaccaatcggaccgataaacttcaaaagatgctattattgacaattgtccaataataaaatataaattgttttttaagtaaaatgtcaaatataaaatattaatttggtAAATCAGTCTCAAACTTTATATATTGACAAAAGAAACCCTACTCTGTTGGGGTTTAATTGTAAAACTTAACCTTCCTATTGTCGGATCcgaaagtctctctctctctcgattttGCGTTAGATGGCTtcgtcttcttcatcatctccgaCGCCGGATGCTGTGACCGCGATGGACGAGGAGCTGACTCTGATAGTCAAATGGAGCGGGAAGGAGTACACACTCCGAATCTGCGCCGACGACTCTGTTGCTGAGCTGAAACGTCGCATCTGCTTTCTCACCAACGTCTTGCCCAAGCGCCAGAAGCTTCTTTACCCCAAAGTCGGAAACAAGCTCTCCGATGACTCTCTTCTGCTCTCTCAGATCCCTCTCAAGCCTTCTCTCAAGATGACCATGATCGGGtccttctctctcttcctttttATGCCATTTCGTAACCCTAATTTTACAATTGATCATGTGAACTAAATGGATTGAAAGTATGGATTTTTCAGTACTACGGAGGATGATATAATAGTAGATCAAGTAACATCGGATGACGTTGTTGATGACTTTGAGCTTGGTAAGGAGGAAGTGGTGGATATTGAGGACAAGGAGATTAATAAGCAGAAGCTGAGGAGGAGAATTGATCAGTACAAGGTCTGTTCTGAGTTTTGTGTATTCAAAGTTTTGAACTTTAATACATTTGAATGTCTCATTGGTACAAACATCTTCTCCTTCAGTGGAGATTCGTGGTCTGTGTTTCATGTTCTTGGATTTGGCTGTTAAAATCTTTAGTTATCGGTTTTGTTGAATAAAGAATGACTATTAGCTCGTGAATGTTTGTGATTTAAGCCTTTTTCGTTCAATGTAAGAGTAATGAATGCTTTGTGTCATTTTTCTCAAAAGGTTCTTCATTTGTTGTGTGATTTTGCAGATTAAGCTTGTTAATCCATGTCGCAAAGGCAAAAAACTGCTTGTTCTAGATATTGACTACACTTTGTTTGATCACCGTTCCACTGCCGAGAACCCGTTGCAGCTTATGCGTCCCTGTAAGTTGTAGTGTCTATTATTCATTTCTCGTATCCATTTGATTGATGAGTTATTATCTGACGATTGTCTGGATTACCTAAATGCAGATCTTCATGAGTTTCTTACTGCTGCTTATGCAGAATATGATATCATCATTTGGTCTGCCACTAGGTGATGCTTCTCTTTTGTTTGATAATTTCTTCTGAAATCATCTGTCATGTCATCTCTCCATCTTCTTTCAGTTATTTGATTATCCGGTTTTGGTTTCTGTAGCATGAAGTGGGTTGAGTTAAAGATGGGAGAGCTTGGTGTGTTGAGCAATCCAAACTACAAGATCACAGCCCTTCTCGACCATCTAGCCATGATCACAGTTCAGTCAGACTCTCGTGGGATCTTCGATTGCAAGCCACTAGGTTTAATTTGGGCACTATTACCTGAGGTACTATTATCCCATCACCACCACCGTTACTTGTGTTGTTATAATCTTTATTCTCTTTCTCATGGATTTGATTTGTTGTTATATTGCAGTTCTACAACGCCCAAAACACCATCATGTTCGATGATCTGCGAAGGAACTTCGTGATGAACCCTCAAAACGGTCTTAAAATCAGGCCGTTTAGGAAAGCTCATGTGAACCGAGACAAGGATGACGAGCTTGTGTTGCTGACTCGGTACCTTCTGGCAATAGCAGAGCTCGATGATTTGAGTTCCTTGGATCATAGCAGATGGGAGACATTCACAGAAGATAGCGTCAAAAGGCGCAGGCACACTTAAAACTTTCTTAACCCTATTGCCGTTGTTTAGATATGTTGTTGTTGCTGGCTACTTCCTATGGTTTATGGTAACTTTCTTAGTATATTCACCTTaagaaattttctaaaaactataAGGTTTCTTATTATAGGATTCAATGATTTGATTGtctaaaaatagaaagaatagATGGCCTTAGAGAGTAAAACCAAAGACATGAACGCAAAACATGGTTACCCTCTGGTTCATTATTTGGATTCTGGAAGACCAAACATCGAGATGATCAACATCAATCTctcgttctctctctctctctctctttctctgcttCATTACgtaaaacaaaacaacattTTGTGTTGAAAGATGATAAGAGCAGAT comes from the Brassica rapa cultivar Chiifu-401-42 chromosome A01, CAAS_Brap_v3.01, whole genome shotgun sequence genome and includes:
- the LOC103868310 gene encoding uncharacterized protein LOC103868310 translates to MEMRFLLCSSLTLVFMLALGEAAGEIMRWNRKEMVEMAGYGEDKLSSVLVTASLLSSSSSPIPGATVGIKCHTGYRKRSKWIKAVTNALGQFTIDLPSHLHAIPDLEKACSIKPLSVPKPYQCSPTKTQRGIKLVSSSNGLRVYTAGNITLHRGPCK